One Streptomyces sp. R28 DNA window includes the following coding sequences:
- a CDS encoding LuxR C-terminal-related transcriptional regulator encodes MIRLIIVGDDVLFRAGLQRILEDAHDIRVPADCDYADAVETTTAHDPDVVLLSDERRRKETLSLVTALRAQAAPPEVAVLTSAADERFVVDSLLAGATGFLLRDTVPHDLVNAVRLLASGSSALAPSASRTVVGHLQARPQKEARSRAADLSDRELDVLSLLAEGLTNAEIGRTLLLSPATVKDHLSAIYTKLGTANRVQTAVLAHRMGADRDSRTRTSRDSRTRTSRAVSAQSLSGGAELRIPA; translated from the coding sequence ATGATCCGCTTGATCATTGTCGGTGATGACGTACTGTTCCGTGCCGGTCTGCAAAGAATCCTGGAGGACGCCCACGACATACGGGTCCCGGCCGACTGCGACTACGCCGACGCGGTGGAGACGACCACCGCCCACGACCCCGACGTAGTACTGCTCAGTGACGAGCGGCGCAGGAAAGAGACGCTGTCCCTCGTAACAGCCCTGCGGGCGCAGGCCGCACCCCCCGAGGTGGCGGTCCTCACCTCGGCCGCCGACGAACGCTTCGTCGTCGACTCCCTGCTGGCCGGCGCGACCGGCTTCCTGCTCCGTGACACCGTCCCGCACGACCTGGTCAACGCCGTCCGGCTGCTGGCCTCCGGCAGCAGCGCGCTCGCCCCGTCGGCCTCCCGCACCGTGGTGGGCCACCTCCAGGCCCGGCCGCAGAAGGAGGCCCGCTCCCGCGCGGCCGACCTGTCCGACCGTGAGCTCGACGTGCTGTCCCTGCTGGCGGAGGGGCTGACCAACGCCGAGATCGGGCGCACCCTGCTGCTCAGTCCCGCCACCGTCAAGGACCACCTCAGCGCCATCTACACCAAGCTCGGCACGGCCAACCGGGTCCAGACCGCGGTTCTCGCCCACCGGATGGGCGCCGACCGCGATTCCCGTACGCGCACTTCTCGCGATTCCCGTACGCGCACGTCCCGAGCCGTATCGGCTCAGTCGCTGTCCGGGGGCGCGGAGTTGCGCATTCCCGCCTGA
- the lxmK gene encoding class V lanthionine synthetase subunit LxmK, whose amino-acid sequence MSSDRRSYQPVSLDQAPEVNEFLDSLGLGKLTDSEVTAYLGRNDNWVGTTSSGVGVFVKRVVASPEEAARRIRRSVALDAVIRRAGTPELRTPRLLGHHTPHHLMAHELLTGVSTGAELAADKDFDDELAHRAGRLIGLLHGAPYGDAEPALDDAPPVLPDLSMNEALPLPMFMSLTFAEVNLWGIVQQDEVLVGALRDLRERERHVEHRPAHCDLRLDQFLRDADGGLYLTDGEEFRLADPARDVGAFAGEWLYQAVIGITGVGTDDSGEDAAEGGIRAEPTHEDIVARGSRNLAELRPRIEAFWAGYRAVRDDVDEGLAVRATAVAGWHLIDRALASAAKNTRLLALTRAAMGIGRTALADPERFVTAMGLGEQA is encoded by the coding sequence TTGAGTTCGGACCGCAGGAGTTATCAGCCGGTCTCGCTGGACCAGGCACCGGAGGTGAACGAGTTCCTGGACTCGCTGGGCCTCGGGAAGCTGACCGACAGCGAGGTGACCGCCTACCTCGGGCGCAACGACAACTGGGTGGGCACCACCTCCAGCGGTGTCGGGGTGTTCGTCAAGCGGGTGGTGGCGAGCCCCGAGGAGGCCGCGCGCCGCATCCGCCGGTCGGTCGCCCTGGACGCGGTGATCCGCCGTGCCGGGACGCCCGAGCTGCGCACGCCCCGGCTGCTCGGGCATCACACGCCGCACCACCTGATGGCACACGAGCTGCTGACGGGGGTGTCGACCGGCGCCGAGCTGGCCGCCGACAAGGACTTCGACGACGAACTCGCGCACCGCGCAGGGCGGTTGATCGGATTGCTGCACGGCGCCCCGTACGGCGATGCCGAGCCGGCCCTGGACGACGCGCCGCCCGTCCTGCCCGACCTGTCCATGAACGAGGCGCTGCCGCTGCCCATGTTCATGTCCCTGACGTTCGCCGAAGTGAACCTGTGGGGCATCGTCCAGCAGGACGAGGTGCTCGTCGGCGCGCTGCGGGACCTGCGCGAGCGCGAGCGGCACGTCGAACACCGCCCGGCCCACTGCGATCTGCGCCTCGACCAGTTCCTGCGGGACGCGGACGGCGGCCTGTACCTGACGGACGGTGAGGAGTTCCGGCTGGCCGACCCCGCGCGTGACGTGGGCGCCTTCGCGGGGGAGTGGCTGTACCAGGCGGTCATCGGGATCACCGGCGTGGGCACGGACGACTCGGGCGAAGATGCCGCGGAGGGTGGCATCCGCGCCGAGCCGACTCACGAGGACATCGTGGCCCGCGGCTCCCGGAACCTGGCCGAACTGCGCCCGCGCATCGAGGCGTTCTGGGCCGGCTACCGAGCCGTGCGCGACGACGTCGACGAGGGCCTGGCCGTGCGGGCCACCGCGGTCGCGGGCTGGCATCTGATCGACCGGGCGCTGGCGTCGGCGGCGAAGAACACCCGGCTGCTCGCGCTGACCCGGGCGGCGATGGGCATCGGAAGGACCGCGCTGGCGGACCCGGAACGGTTCGTCACGGCGATGGGACTGGGGGAACAGGCATGA
- a CDS encoding T3SS effector HopA1 family protein, which produces MTATATHLIGAHLASVLDDVHIAADLSEARVGDRSVEVTEPRDLASGLAMLLYEQIHSGRPEHDGPRPRTLRDGRLEERLAAATPHETTTIVARKVGESPDGELLVLLVDGVRVAVPASARLTGDDRERGDEVVVRLAAVRPALSPGFFLADGSRGRPSGRPLLRVYVHIEDVAHAPAVWSAILGRLEREGVPYRAKVSSSPLLYPRHDALVVYLAPGTWHAAGAVVAATRGLAGVGTRTSPFTHRLGAGVGAAWEPADDRPGRAGMSFGEHRALAVAEGLVAHAEAPDGRDRTAAVAEALTAANIDPLHPARNIDSPGLDAFPDPDSAEFTGPLDEFPPHSERGGV; this is translated from the coding sequence ATGACGGCTACCGCCACACACCTGATCGGCGCTCACCTGGCGAGCGTGCTGGACGACGTGCACATCGCCGCGGACCTGAGCGAGGCCCGGGTCGGCGACCGGAGCGTCGAGGTGACGGAACCCCGCGACCTGGCGAGCGGCCTGGCCATGCTGCTGTACGAGCAGATCCACTCCGGCCGCCCGGAGCACGACGGCCCGCGTCCACGCACCCTGCGCGACGGGCGGCTGGAGGAGCGGCTCGCCGCCGCCACCCCGCACGAGACCACCACCATCGTGGCCCGCAAGGTGGGCGAGAGCCCCGACGGCGAGCTGCTCGTGCTCCTCGTGGACGGGGTACGGGTGGCCGTACCGGCGTCCGCGCGCCTCACCGGCGACGACCGGGAGCGCGGCGACGAGGTCGTCGTACGGCTCGCCGCCGTACGGCCCGCCCTGTCGCCCGGCTTCTTCCTCGCCGACGGCTCACGGGGCCGCCCGTCGGGGCGGCCGCTGCTGCGGGTGTACGTCCACATCGAGGACGTCGCCCACGCGCCCGCCGTGTGGTCCGCGATCCTCGGGCGGCTGGAGCGGGAGGGCGTGCCCTACCGGGCGAAGGTCAGCTCGTCCCCGCTGCTGTACCCGCGCCACGACGCCCTGGTCGTCTACCTGGCGCCCGGCACCTGGCACGCGGCCGGTGCGGTGGTGGCCGCCACCCGGGGGCTCGCCGGGGTCGGGACGCGGACCTCGCCGTTCACGCACCGGCTCGGCGCGGGCGTCGGTGCCGCGTGGGAGCCCGCCGACGACCGGCCCGGCCGGGCCGGCATGAGCTTCGGGGAGCACCGGGCGCTGGCGGTCGCCGAGGGACTGGTCGCCCATGCCGAGGCGCCGGACGGGCGGGACCGTACGGCCGCCGTCGCCGAGGCGCTCACGGCCGCGAACATCGATCCGCTGCACCCCGCCCGGAACATCGATTCGCCCGGCCTCGACGCGTTCCCGGACCCTGACTCCGCGGAATTCACCGGGCCCCTTGACGAATTCCCCCCGCATTCCGAGCGCGGAGGTGTGTGA
- a CDS encoding transposase, whose product MPRPPALPLQDKVRIVLSVLSKEKTVAEAARQAQVSEQSIANWRKQFIEGGSTGLAGPPAVRPTAHQEHLTDEVRKLKVALGEAYVELMTWRKIGDYRRVPSRTSR is encoded by the coding sequence ATGCCCAGACCTCCAGCGCTGCCGTTGCAGGACAAGGTCCGCATCGTGCTGTCGGTCCTGTCCAAGGAGAAGACCGTCGCCGAGGCGGCACGCCAGGCGCAGGTGTCCGAGCAGTCCATCGCGAACTGGCGCAAGCAGTTCATCGAGGGCGGCAGTACGGGGCTCGCCGGCCCGCCCGCCGTACGGCCCACCGCCCACCAGGAGCACCTCACCGACGAGGTGCGCAAGCTCAAGGTCGCCCTCGGTGAGGCGTACGTCGAGCTCATGACCTGGCGGAAGATCGGGGACTACCGCCGGGTCCCTTCACGGACCTCGAGGTGA
- a CDS encoding ABC transporter ATP-binding protein, whose amino-acid sequence MRYGEKEVLKGVDLTVRRGEVLALLGPNGAGKTTTIEIMEGFRRRTGGDVSILGEDPDGVDEDWRARVGIVLQSWRDHQRWRVGELLEHFASYYPDPREPGELLRELGLAEHAGQVCQKLSGGQRRKLDVALGIVGNPELLFLDEPTTGFDPVARREFHEMVERLRDGGMTMVLTTHDLHEAERLADRIAVLIDGRIHADGTPAQLADRARAEARVVWDQDGERRTQLTDDPSRLVWELHEKLQGPIPGLQVHRPTLEDIYVRMIREGEAA is encoded by the coding sequence ATGCGATACGGGGAGAAAGAGGTCCTGAAGGGCGTGGACCTCACCGTCCGGCGCGGCGAGGTCCTGGCCCTGCTGGGGCCGAACGGCGCGGGCAAGACCACCACGATCGAGATCATGGAAGGCTTCCGCCGGCGCACCGGCGGGGACGTGAGCATCCTGGGGGAGGACCCGGACGGTGTTGACGAGGATTGGCGTGCCCGCGTGGGTATTGTCCTGCAGTCCTGGCGCGACCATCAGCGCTGGCGGGTCGGTGAACTGCTGGAGCACTTCGCCTCGTACTACCCCGACCCACGCGAACCGGGCGAGCTGCTGCGGGAGTTGGGGCTTGCCGAGCACGCGGGCCAGGTCTGCCAGAAGCTCTCGGGCGGCCAGCGCCGCAAGCTCGACGTAGCGCTCGGCATCGTCGGCAACCCCGAGCTGCTGTTCCTGGACGAGCCGACCACCGGGTTCGACCCGGTCGCCCGCCGCGAGTTCCACGAGATGGTGGAGCGGCTGCGCGACGGCGGCATGACGATGGTGCTCACCACGCACGACCTGCACGAGGCGGAGCGGCTCGCCGACCGGATCGCCGTCCTCATCGACGGCCGCATCCACGCCGACGGCACCCCCGCCCAACTCGCCGACCGGGCGCGGGCCGAGGCGCGCGTGGTCTGGGACCAGGACGGGGAGCGGCGGACACAGCTCACCGACGACCCCTCCCGCCTGGTGTGGGAACTGCACGAGAAGCTCCAGGGGCCGATCCCCGGGCTCCAGGTCCACCGGCCCACGCTGGAGGACATCTACGTACGCATGATCCGCGAGGGGGAGGCGGCCTGA
- a CDS encoding ABC transporter permease, producing the protein MSRGLTKAFRVGLRRGRLELTQTLRTPREAFSLLSTPLMFVVLSLTIEKDIEGSDVPMAHLLMAGGITTMLVQTGLMTLPQVLATEREDGTLLRLKTVPGGITSYLVGKTVVVLATALGGALLTLLAGALFAGTDLPRDAAHWLTLIWVLLLGLLSVVPLGAAIGALLPNPREALGFTMIPIFFLMGCSGLFFPVTTLPDGARAVVEVFPVKWIAQGVRSALLPDSALAAETGQSWQHAEILMIVGAWAVVGFLLAPRLLRRMTRRESGSRLKKAEA; encoded by the coding sequence ATGTCCCGAGGACTGACCAAGGCGTTCAGGGTCGGGCTGCGCCGCGGCCGGCTGGAACTGACGCAGACGCTGCGCACCCCCCGTGAGGCCTTCTCCCTGCTGAGCACGCCGCTGATGTTCGTCGTGCTGAGCCTCACGATCGAGAAGGACATCGAGGGCAGCGACGTACCGATGGCGCATCTGCTGATGGCCGGCGGCATCACCACCATGCTCGTGCAGACGGGCCTGATGACGCTCCCGCAGGTGCTGGCCACCGAGCGGGAGGACGGCACGCTGCTGCGGCTGAAGACCGTGCCCGGCGGCATCACCTCCTACCTGGTCGGCAAGACCGTGGTGGTGCTCGCCACCGCCCTGGGCGGCGCGCTGCTGACACTGCTGGCCGGCGCCCTGTTCGCCGGCACGGACCTGCCCCGGGACGCCGCGCACTGGCTCACCCTGATCTGGGTGCTGCTGCTCGGCCTGCTCTCGGTGGTCCCGCTGGGGGCCGCGATCGGGGCGCTGCTGCCCAATCCGCGCGAGGCCCTGGGGTTCACGATGATCCCCATCTTCTTCCTGATGGGCTGCTCCGGCCTGTTCTTCCCGGTGACCACGCTGCCGGACGGCGCCCGCGCCGTGGTGGAGGTCTTCCCGGTGAAGTGGATCGCCCAGGGCGTGCGCTCCGCCCTGCTCCCCGACTCGGCGCTGGCCGCGGAGACCGGGCAGAGCTGGCAGCACGCCGAGATCCTGATGATCGTCGGCGCCTGGGCCGTCGTCGGATTCCTGTTGGCACCACGGCTGCTGCGGCGGATGACCCGCCGTGAGTCCGGCAGCCGTCTGAAGAAGGCCGAAGCCTGA